One genomic window of Arachis stenosperma cultivar V10309 chromosome 10, arast.V10309.gnm1.PFL2, whole genome shotgun sequence includes the following:
- the LOC130957511 gene encoding uncharacterized protein LOC130957511, translated as MDRRATERNREDERDRPKRTRRPVIMGATLLHHSILEVRLPKHFDKPTDMRYDGTEDPQEHLTAFEAKMNLERVGDEVRCRAFPVTLAGPAIRWFNGLPEGSIVKFSNISRAFLTQFTTRIAKTEHPINLLGVTQRSGELTRKYLDMFNDECLEIYDLTDLVASLCLTNGLLNEDFRKHLTTRPVWMMQEIQSMAREYINDEKVSQVVAANKRQPTFNQPRQHGSGERLMEHGKDGGPAKTFKPFPRVVKFTNYTPFTVSIIKIFQQIAKKEILSKPRPLKDRTGGNKNLYCDYHKGYGHKTQDFFDLKDALEQAIWDRKLAEFSHLIREPRRRDRDRDRDDKNR; from the coding sequence ATGGATAGACGGGCCACCGAGCGAAATCGAGAGGACGAACGAGATAGGCCAAAGAGAACGCGACGCCCCGTGATCATGGGGGCAACCCTTTTGCATCATTCAATCCTCGAGGTCCGGCTGCCAAAACACTTTgacaagccaacggacatgaggtatgATGGAACTGAGGACCCACAGGAGCATCTAACGGCCTTTGAGGCCAAGATGAACCTGGAAAGGGTAGGCGATGAGGTGAGGTGCCGCGCCTTCCCGGTCACCTTGGCGGGACCCGCAATTCGGTGGTTTAACGGTCTCCCGGAAGGTTCTAtagtcaaattttcaaacatcAGCCGTGCTTTCTTGACCCAGTTTACTACCCGAATCGCAAAGACAGAACACCCGATCAATCTACTCGGGGTGACACAGAGATCCGGCGAACTGACCAGAAAATACTTGGACATGTTCAACGATGAGTGTTTGGAAATTTACGACCTGACCGACTTGGTGGCCAGTTTATGTTTGACGAATGGACTTCTGAATGAGGATTTCAGGAAGCATCTTACCACCAGGCCCGTGTGGATGATGCAAGAAATCCAAAGCATGGCTAGAGAATATATCAATGATGAAAAAGTCAGTCAAGTGGTGGCGGCCAACAAGCGGCAGCCCACCTTCAACCAACCCCGGCAGCACGGTAGTGGGGAAAGACTGATGGAGCACGGCAAAGACGGAGGGCCAGCCAAGACCTTCAAGCCATTTCCCCGAGTCGTGAAGTTTACCAACTATACCCCCTTCACAGTCTccatcataaaaatttttcagcAGATAGCCAAGAAAGAAATTCTGTCGAAGCCCCGACCTCTAAAGGACAGAACCGGAGGGAACAAAAACCTCTATTGTGATTACCACAAGGGCTATGGACACAAAACCCAAGATTTTTTTGACCTAAAGGACGCGCTAGAGCAAGCGATCTGGGACAGAAAGCTAGCCGAATTCTCCCACCTCATTAGGGAGCCAAGGAGACGAGATCGCGACCGTGACAGAGATGATAAGAACCGCTGA